Proteins from a genomic interval of Sugiyamaella lignohabitans strain CBS 10342 chromosome C, complete sequence:
- the mei2 gene encoding RNA-binding protein involved in meiosis Mei2 produces MNSLELTRYSLNASVSGPSLDTSSGRIVSTCLRHSSSGNDANNSPVRFAVGHEVHMATSEGKFGSIQTGVQAVDSSQPGINSRADSLRQIPISDYISCGMHEKTREPSPTSTSLRSLWFSGPQPVSSSESSRPFNPIGFGSNIYPRDESLSPCQNNHTLFSLGSVIDSLGLVSGPLVRLEHRIEPIDTSSICADSERQTRLVKVSNLPINPTDQNTVSFSLSPQSVLESCIAAGGTVPGSTFIEGSTVVALYYDLRDSVRLVDKLRERLAESNRSSHRVTGNWANIQVAFIPVHEFDIVYRASTFLEHLALHKKVAVHLVIKENMRYCGYTTESIGQILTKSIGDIRYIRKLPTTYAVVFVCEFFDIRARLNCINATREESSTLPFYCLSSYSSENNMVKSTEAVSGVSQNQEQQLQPNENICYPHHQLNKSGTIASKPPISIYSTNSPTSASKRSFASVASSGLNRNNEFVLRGSSDHSGIRPVPDLSGKTLKGKGNENPFGISQKHFGFQIVDQNSRNGDSTSWEDSQEQIISTTATDTTLPAPIASSSPVLAPKSVAPLLTTILSPLSSSQMNRMNADTTSGISGSIVTRAAVPSKSIIDLDRIEQGLDTRKTIMIRNIPNKIDQQMLKEYIDVTNRNTYDFLYLRIDFNNKCNVGYAFISFIDPRHIITFARARAGTRWNKFNSAKICDMSYAAIYVESPL; encoded by the coding sequence ATGAATTCTCTTGAGTTGACCAGATATTCTTTGAATGCCTCTGTGTCAGGCCCTAGTTTGGATACTAGTTCAGGAAGAATTGTTAGCACCTGCCTTAGGCACTCGAGTAGCGGGAATGATGCTAACAATAGTCCGGTAAGATTTGCAGTCGGCCATGAGGTTCATATGGCTACTTCCGAAGGCAAATTTGGGTCAATTCAAACCGGAGTACAAGCTGTTGATTCTTCCCAGCCTGGTATTAATAGCAGAGCAGATTCATTGCGTCAAATTCCCATTTCAGACTATATATCATGCGGTATGCATGAGAAAACTCGTGAACCTTCACCTACCTCCACATCTTTACGGAGTCTTTGGTTTTCAGGCCCCCAGCCAGTATCTAGTTCCGAAAGTTCACGACCCTTTAATCCTATTGGGTTCGGTTCCAATATTTACCCTAGAGATGAATCACTATCTCCTTGCCAGAATAATCACACGCTTTTCAGTCTTGGTTCTGTAATTGACTCTCTGGGTCTTGTAAGTGGACCCTTGGTAAGACTTGAACACAGAATTGAACCTATTGATACATCCTCCATATGTGCAGATTCCGAGCGCCAAACACGTCTAGTGAAGGTTTCGAATCTACCAATAAATCCGACTGATCAGAATACCGTTTCATTTAGCTTGTCTCCACAATCAGTGCTTGAATCCTGCATTGCTGCAGGTGGGACTGTTCCCGGTAGCACATTTATCGAGGGGTCTACAGTTGTCGCACTTTACTACGATTTGAGGGATTCAGTACGATTGGTAGATAAACTGCGAGAGAGGTTGGCTGAAAGCAACCGTTCTTCCCATAGGGTCACGGGTAACTGGGCCAATATCCAGGTCGCTTTCATTCCTGTCCACGAGTTTGATATCGTATACCGGGCTTCAACGTTTCTTGAACATTTGGCCCTACATAAGAAAGTAGCCGTCCATCTTGTTATCAAGGAGAACATGCGGTACTGCGGTTACACTACAGAATCAATTGGTCAGATTTTGACAAAATCTATTGGCGACATTCGTTATATTCGAAAGCTACCCACAACATACGCGGTTGTCTTTGTATGCGAGTTTTTTGACATCCGTGCACGTCTTAATTGTATTAATGCTACCCGAGAAGAGAGCTCCACTTTACCTTTTTATTGCCTCTCGTCCTATAGTTCGGAAAACAACATGGTAAAATCCACTGAAGCTGTTAGCGGGGTAAGCCAGAACCAAGAACAGCAGCTACAACCAAACGAAAATATATGCTATCCACACCACCAATTGAATAAAAGTGGAACCATTGCTAGTAAACCTCCTATTTCGATATACAGCACGAATTCGCCAACTTCTGCTTCCAAACGAAGTTTTGCTTCTGTAGCAAGTTCAGGACTGAACCGAAACAATGAGTTTGTCCTCCGTGGTAGCTCAGACCATTCGGGAATACGACCCGTCCCTGACCTTTCTGGAAAAACATTAAAGGGAAAAGGGAACGAGAATCCATTTGGAATCAGCCAGAAACACTTTGGGTTCCAGATTGTAGATCAGAATAGTCGCAATGGTGATAGCACGAGCTGGGAAGACAGTCAGGAGCAAATAATCTCTACAACAGCCACCGACACTACCCTGCCTGCACCAATCGCCTCGTCTTCTCCGGTATTGGCACCAAAATCAGTAGCACCATTGTTGACCACGATCTTATCGCCTCTGTCTTCATCCCAAATGAACAGAATGAATGCCGATACAACTAGTGGAATCTCCGGCTCCATAGTCACCAGAGCAGCAGTGCCGAGTAAAAGTATCATTGATCTGGATCGCATCGAACAAGGACTGGATACCAGAAAGACAATCATGATCCGCAATATACCAAACAAAATCGACCAGCAGATGCTCAAGGAATATATCGACGTTACTAACCGAAACACATACGACTTCCTGTACCTCCGTATAgatttcaacaacaaatgtAATGTCGGATATGCGTTCATCTCCTTCATAGACCCCCGTCACATAATCACATTTGCAAGGGCCCGGGCCGGCACCAGATGGAATAAGTTTAATTCTGCCAAAATTTGCGACATGTCATATGCTGCTATATACGTGGAATCACCATTATGA
- the AIM2 gene encoding protein AIM2, which translates to MRKPAITPRPAGALPQTPLLFWLGTTGESVGRLIDLNGVETYISGEKNASSKKAVLFLTDVFGHKYINNQLLADEYAKAGYLVVVPDLFKGDPRSPDSVPGADPNELRTKWLPNHTPEITRPIVEKAVEGLKKEYSPEFVGTVGYCFGARYVLQQLATDNVNAGAIAHPSGVTIEDVRAVRKPLLIIGAETDGAYTPELQKQTEDVLREIKATYFTTLASGVSHGFAVRGDITNPIVKFAKEKALRDTVDWFNAFNSRK; encoded by the exons ATGAGAAAACCAGCAATTACGCCTCGGCCAGCcggggctctgccccagaccccgttgctctTCTGGCTAGGCACGA CTGGTGAGTCGGTTGGAAGGCTCATTGACCTTAACGGCGTCGAGACCTATATCAGTGGAGAGAAGAATGCCTCGAGCAAAAAGGCcgttttgtttttgactgATGTATTCGGTCACAAGTATATCAACAACCAGCTGCTCGCTGACGAGTACGCCAAGGCGGGATATCTAGTTGTGGTTCCAGATTTGTTCAAAGGCGACCCTCGCTCACCTGATTCTGTCCCCGGTGCTGACCCCAATGAGCTCCGTACTAAGTGGCTTCCTAACCACACGCCTGAAATCACCAGGCCAATTGTTGAGAAAGCAGTTGAGGGTCTTAAGAAAGAGTACTCCCCTGAGTTTGTCGGTACTGTGGGCTACTGTTTCGGTGCCCGATACGTTCTCCAACAACTTGCTACTGATAATGTCAATGCAGGAGCAATTGCTCATCCTTCTGGTGTCACCATTGAAGATGTTCGTGCTGTTAGAAAACCTCTTCTCATCATTGGCGCTGAAACTGATGGAGCCTACACTCCGGAATTGCAAAAGCAGACAGAGGATGTGCTCAGAGAAATCAAGGCTACCTATTTCACCACCCTTGCATCGGGTGTATCTCACGGATTTGCAGTCCGCGGAGATATCACCAACCCTATAGTCAAGTTCGCCAAGGAAAAGGCTCTTCGTGACACCGTTGACTGGTTCAATGCCTTTAATTCCCGAAAGTAG
- the HSL7 gene encoding Hsl7p (Protein arginine N-methyltransferase; exhibits septin and Hsl1p-dependent bud neck localization and periodic Hsl1p-dependent phosphorylation; required along with Hsl1p for bud neck recruitment, phosphorylation, and degradation of Swe1p; relocalizes away from bud neck upon DNA replication stress; GO_component: GO:0005935 - cellular bud neck [Evidence IEA]; GO_component: GO:0005935 - cellular bud neck [Evidence IDA] [PMID 10490648]; GO_component: GO:0005935 - cellular bud neck [Evidence IDA] [PMID 10805747]; GO_component: GO:0005935 - cellular bud neck [Evidence IDA] [PMID 22842922]; GO_component: GO:0032174 - cellular bud neck septin collar [Evidence IDA] [PMID 23389636]; GO_component: GO:0005737 - cytoplasm [Evidence IDA] [PMID 22842922]; GO_function: GO:0008469 - histone-arginine N-methyltransferase activity [Evidence IEA]; GO_function: GO:0008168 - methyltransferase activity [Evidence IEA,IEA]; GO_function: GO:0035241 - protein-arginine omega-N monomethyltransferase activity [Evidence IDA] [PMID 16426232]; GO_function: GO:0035241 - protein-arginine omega-N monomethyltransferase activity [Evidence IDA] [PMID 18515076]; GO_function: GO:0035243 - protein-arginine omega-N symmetric methyltransferase activity [Evidence IDA] [PMID 18515076]; GO_function: GO:0016740 - transferase activity [Evidence IEA]; GO_process: GO:0000086 - G2/M transition of mitotic cell cycle [Evidence IGI,IMP] [PMID 10490630]; GO_process: GO:0007049 - cell cycle [Evidence IEA]; GO_process: GO:0051301 - cell division [Evidence IEA]; GO_process: GO:0044257 - cellular protein catabolic process [Evidence IMP] [PMID 23042131]; GO_process: GO:0034969 - histone arginine methylation [Evidence IEA]; GO_process: GO:0032259 - methylation [Evidence IEA]; GO_process: GO:0007067 - mitotic nuclear division [Evidence IEA]; GO_process: GO:0006479 - protein methylation [Evidence IEA]; GO_process: GO:0051726 - regulation of cell cycle [Evidence IMP] [PMID 8647431]): protein MSDGTSTTSTVSMKPPLFVGVNLPAKHGVSDHLVVEAALDQGYDMVTSRLTSRSYRKRIQALFHELEMVTPSPDEHLGNQGSNNNHGAFSFSQHQASHSHSHSYPHRIFSDGADLSPYNSPSMSHSNGVNGARDTAIVSRQSSEPPIQQLPTGTLVEAEIPAPELEDVVVHPGDHVSNTIALAAPWVEIDSKNPRVANLSLQVLSHELKYATFCGLPYVIISGPKRRTNVIQYAQALNTLLMANPTLQVSIHLPLTEEFTKSATLVPPSDYLSIWEVWNTIRNTCNYPHNISVALQLPRHTLPDYVVNRWFAEPVSMIIVSSRSFVRNAKGYPVLPKSSQTVLNKFFKKNPFLIIEDPQDSTSFVGGDTAFLLYLRHLYQTSPPPSIIEGFAAGYTDYLQAPLQPLIDNLDSAMYEVFERDPIKYNQYEKAIFHALLDRPGKEVVIGVVGAGRGPLIDRVLKAASAANRTVKVLALEKNDSAYIYLLKRQAQDWGSAVQIIRGDMRTWVPPPNTPAVNILVSELLGSFGDNELSPECLDGAQRLLDPVNGITIPSSYSSHITPIFSPKLFASAWSLSAANSSGSQSGNGPATNSHSIASIRASRPGMCSADALHSPYVVMMEQVDFVSEKIIQAWTFTHPIQNMLPNNQHNVRKCKATFPVPHKTVVHGIAGYFEAVLYKDIHLSIRPDTIEAKSKDMVSWFPIWFPLSQPLVLGDDSEVDVSIWRLSDGRSVWYEWAAEGYATVTMPDTGRGTSVRRIRSGSTAFHNSGGKYSSMTL, encoded by the coding sequence ATGTCTGATGGGACTTCTACAACGAGTACGGTATCTATGAAGCCGCCTCTATTTGTGGGTGTCAATTTACCGGCTAAACATGGAGTTTCAGATCATTTAGTTGTAGAGGCTGCCCTGGACCAGGGATATGATATGGTGACTTCGCGACTGACCTCAAGATCGTATCGTAAGCGGATCCAAGCTCTGTTTCATGAACTTGAAATGGTAACACCGAGCCCTGATGAGCATCTTGGAAACCAAGGTAGTAACAATAATCATGGGGCATTTTCTTTCTCGCAGCATCAAGCATCACATAGTCACAGCCACTCCTATCCACATCGCATATTTTCAGATGGTGCCGATTTGTCCCCATATAACAGTCCCAGTATGTCCCATAGCAATGGGGTTAATGGGGCACGAGATACTGCCATAGTGTCACGGCAGTCATCTGAACCTCCAATACAGCAACTTCCCACTGGTACCTTAGTTGAGGCAGAGATTCCAGCTCCTGAGCTCGAAGACGTAGTAGTACACCCTGGGGACCATGTCTCAAATACAATTGCATTGGCCGCTCCCTGGGTCGAAATCGATTCGAAAAATCCTCGAGTAGCGAACCTATCTCTTCAGGTCTTGTCACACGAATTAAAATACGCCACCTTTTGTGGGCTGCCATATGTCATTATTTCGGGACCCAAACGAAGAACAAATGTTATCCAATATGCACAAGCTCTGAACACTTTACTCATGGCTAATCCCACTTTACAGGTGTCAATTCATTTACCTCTGACTGAAGAATTTACAAAGTCAGCAACACTAGTACCTCCATCTGACTATCTAAGCATATGGGAAGTATGGAACACCATTCGCAACACTTGTAACTATCCTCATAACATCTCTGTGGCCTTACAATTACCAAGACACACACTACCAGACTATGTTGTCAACCGGTGGTTTGCCGAACCGGTATCAATGATAATCGTTTCGTCACGATCATTTGTGCGAAACGCAAAGGGATACCCTGTTTTGCCAAAATCCTCTCAGACAGTGCTCAACAAAttcttcaagaagaatCCTTTTCTTATCATTGAAGATCCACAGGATTCGACTTCATTTGTGGGTGGTGATACTGCATTCTTATtatatcttcgtcatctcTATCAGACTTCGCCTCCGCCCTCTATTATTGAAGGCTTTGCTGCTGGCTATACAGACTACTTGCAAGCACCACTACAACCTTTGATTGATAATCTTGATAGTGCTATGTATGAGGTATTTGAGCGAGATCCTATCAAGTACAATCAGTATGAGAAGGCCATATTCCATGCTCTCTTGGATAGACCAGGAAAAGAAGTGGTAATTGGCGTTGTTGGGGCTGGCAGGGGTCCCTTAATTGACCGAGTCTTAAAAGCGGCCTCGGCAGCCAATCGTACAGTCAAGGTGTTGGCATTGGAGAAGAACGATAGTgcttatatttatttattaaaaagACAGGCTCAGGATTGGGGCTCTGCTGTACAAATTATTCGGGGTGATATGAGAACATGGGTGCCACCTCCAAACACACCTGCTGTGAACATCCTTGTGAGTGAACTTCTTGGCTCGTTTGGCGACAATGAGCTATCTCCTGAATGTTTGGATGGAGCCCAACGACTTCTGGACCCGGTAAATGGCATTACCATCCCATCATCATACTCCTCTCATATCACCCCTATATTTTCACCAAAACTTTTCGCATCTGCCTGGAGTTTATCGGCAGCTAACAGCTCAGGGTCACAGTCTGGAAACGGTCCAGCTACAAACTCCCATTCAATCGCCAGTATAAGAGCTAGTAGACCAGGGATGTGCAGTGCAGATGCTCTCCACTCGCCATATGTCGTAATGATGGAACAAGTCGACTTTGTTTCCGAAAAAATCATCCAGGCTTGGACGTTTACCCATCCTATTCAGAATATGCTGCCCAACAATCAACATAATGTTCGCAAGTGCAAAGCAACATTTCCAGTACCTCATAAAACTGTAGTACATGGTATAGCTGGTTATTTTGAGGCGGTACTATACAAGGATATCCACCTGTCAATCCGCCCAGACACAATTGAGGCCAAATCCAAAGACATGGTATCTTGGTTTCCAATCTGGTTTCCTCTAAGTCAACCGTTGGTTCTGGGCGATGATTCTGAAGTCGACGTTAGTATCTGGAGACTGTCAGATGGCCGAAGTGTGTGGTACGAATGGGCTGCAGAAGGATATGCTACAGTTACAATGCCCGACACTGGTAGAGGTACCTCTGTAAGGAGGATAAGATCCGGTAGCACTGCCTTCCACAACAGCGGAGGAAAGTACTCGTCCATGACCCTATAA